Below is a window of Geomonas oryzisoli DNA.
GGCAGGGGCACCACGACCGGCCGCGGCTGCTCCCGGTTCCCCTGCAGGTGCTTCAGCGCCGAGCACAGCTCGTCATAGGAAAGAGGCTCGGTGCGCGCCGCCTCTTTGCCGCGCAGGATGTGCGCCAGCCGGTACGGCTTGGCGCCGTGCTTCTCCACCAGGAGCTGGTGATAGTCCGGGTTTGACTGCATCGCCACCAGCTCGGGGCTTTTCGCCACCACCGGCGCGGGGAGCTGCATCTCCGCCACCTGGCTGCTGGAGGTATCCATCCGCGCCATCTGGGTGAAGACCAGAAGGAGCAAAAAGGCGACGTCGGTGAAGGAGATGAGCCACTGGTTCCGGGACGTTCCCACGGTGCGCATGATCCACCCCCTAGATCTTCACCTGCAGCCCGCGGTTGATGGAGCGCTTGGCCATCACGTCCAGGCCGACGCAGATCGCCTGCAAAAGCACGTAGTACATGAGGGCGAAGTAGGTGGACCACAGTTTCGCACCGATGGCGCCGTTGTTGATGGCGCTCCCCGGGTCCCCGGTGTAGAGGAAGATGACGATCATCCCCGCCACGGTCCCCCACAGCCCTATCGGGGGGAGGAGGTTCGCGCACATGTAGATCCGGTTCACGAAGGTGCCGTTGAAATTGTTCTGCGCCACCTCGCGCGTCGCGTCGTAGAGAAACTCCTTGGGTGCCGCCGCCCCGGTCGTGTTGTCGCTTTGGCTGGTGGCCCACAGCATCTTCGCCACGCTTTCGGCCAGGGTGTCCTCGGGAGTGGCGTGCTGGTCCTTGATGCTGTCCAGGTGCTTGTGGTCCAGCGACCTGGCGTGCTGGAGAGCCCGCACCGCCAGGATCAACGAGATGATGAAGATGCTGGTGGTAAGGGTGAGCGATATGCGCAGCGACCAGATGTTGAAGCTGTTGGGGTTGATGGTGATCAGGCCCAGAATGTCCATGGCGGCGGCTCCTTAGCGGTTATTTCTTGGCGATGCGCGCCAGGTCGCTGTCCAGCTGGCGGATGGCCTCGTCCAGCGTGGTGGTCTTCCCCTGGATCTGCACCGACATCTTCTGGTAGGGAGCGTAGAGCTTCTTCATCTCGGTGAGGACGCTGCCGGCGTCGTCGCGGTAATTGAGCACGATCAAAAGCCGCGTCTTCACCAGCGCGATCTCGGCGGAAAGCTGGGTCATCTCGATGTTGGAGCCGTCCACCGCCTGGGTCACCAGGTAGTCGGCGTGGCGTCTTAGGTAGTCGTCGAGGGGAGCCTGGAGCTGCGCGGCCGTCTTGGTCTCGCCGCTGGCGATGAAATGCTCGGCGAAGTTGAGCATCACCAGGAGGTCCTTCTTCACCGTCTGCAGTCTCAGTTCCAGCCCGAGATCGCTCGCCTGCTCGGTGGGCGCGTCCTGCGGCGCCTGGGCTGCGGGCTGCGCCTCGGCGCCGAACACCGGCGCGGCAAGTAGAGACACCAATCCCGTCACTACGACAGCTAATTTCCATCGCAATGCAATACCGTGGTCCATGTCAGACTCCTCCTTACGGATGAGCTACTTAGAGCATCGTATCGTGGGGCCGCTGCCGGGCGCGTACGCCGGGATCAGGGGCCTATGTGGTGACTGCTTCTCGGCTTGATGTTGATCCTCAACCCGGTGTCGGTCTTGAAGCTGCGGTAGGGGATGATTTCCTCCCGGCCGGCGTCGAGGGTGATCTGGAGGTGGTCGGGGAACTCTTTGAAACGAACGTTGGTGAGGTCGAATTTTTCCACCGGCGCCTTGGGAAGGCCGATGCCGTTCACCGCGCCGTAAAGGTCGATGACCAGGCTGTAGGGCTCCACCATGGTGATCAGGCTGAATTCGTTCACCTTGCCGCTCGTGTACAGGCTGAGGCCGTCCTTGTCGATGGTGATGCCGGTCAGGGCGATCCTGCCATCGGGCACGGGAGTGGGCGTGGCCGCCTTGAGCTCGAAGGGCGCCTCATCGGGAGCGGGTGCTTCGGGCTCCTGCTTTCTGAGCGCTGAGGCGACGGATGCTGCTTCGGAAACGGCAGCCGGAGTGAGTGCGGCCGGCGCGGCGGTGGTTGGGGAGAGCGCGGTCGGCGCGGCGGTGGCGGGGGTATCGGGGATAAGCTGGGCTGCCTGTTTGCTTCTTTGCGCCGCCGGAAGCGGAGACGGTTCCTTCGCCGCCTCGACGTCCGGGGCCGGCTGCGCCCCTTCGGCACGCGGAGCAACCGGCGGGGGGAGTTGCGCCGCGGGGAGCGCGGGAGCGGCTTTCACGGCGAGCGCCCCGGGTGCCGGAGGCTCACCGGCGGAGCCGGCGGCAGGCGCCTGGACGCGCTTGGCCGCGGGAAGCGGAGGGGGCACGGCCCCCTCCTGAACTTCCGGTGCTGCCGCATTGGGGAAGTACCTCGCGGTCTCTTCCCCCTTTCTTTGTGCTGCGGGCAGGAGGGCCGATCCGGATGCGGTCACACCCGGATCGGCGGCCTGCGGGAAAAAGCGTGCTTCGGGTTCGCCCTGGCGCTGCGCAGGAGGAACGTCACCGTTGGCGACGTTACCTTGCGTTGGCACCAGGGCTACCGGCTTTTTTCCAGTGGCACCTTTCTTTGCTTTTGCTGCGGGTTTGGCGGCCGTGGGGGCTGCTGTCGGCTGGGCTGCCGGCGCCTGCTGCACACCGTTTTTCTCGCACACGAGGTTCGCCTCGATGCGGCGGTTCTTGGCGCGCCCCACGGCGGTTTTGTTGGTCGCCACCGGGCGGGACTTGCCGTACCCCTTCGCGGTCAGCCGCTTGGGATCGATGTTGAAGTTCTTGACGATGTAGTCGCGCACGGACTGGGCGCGCCGTTCGGAGAGCCTCTGGTTGTAGCCGACGCTCGCGGTGCCGTCGGTGTGGCCGGAGATCTCGCCGTGGGCCTCGGGGAACTCGTTCAGGAAGTCGCCC
It encodes the following:
- a CDS encoding OmpA family protein, translated to MMMAMALLLASRPGPSAAADATPGGSPAGNRVGTFSMSPIVGGVSFDGEQHLETAPVFGLRAGYNFTRNLEAEALFDYAKTRGTLVDSNTDFLRYGADLLWNFRPDEKFVPNIAAGYAGTQVKSDTKGSFDLGAGFKYFVTEDMAWRGDVRGIFIDNKFDRYAIEYTTGIYIPFGATPPVKKLPPPPPPPEPVARPLPTVQPTLNLTVPPPAPVPVAAPEVSLTAAPDSIKKGEKSVLTWQSKRADNCEMRPDIGKVAANGSTIVSPAVDTIYTVTCQGKGGTASANASVMVAQPTQAEKRFCNQPAVLMINFDTDKWNVKPQYHAELKTVGDFLNEFPEAHGEISGHTDGTASVGYNQRLSERRAQSVRDYIVKNFNIDPKRLTAKGYGKSRPVATNKTAVGRAKNRRIEANLVCEKNGVQQAPAAQPTAAPTAAKPAAKAKKGATGKKPVALVPTQGNVANGDVPPAQRQGEPEARFFPQAADPGVTASGSALLPAAQRKGEETARYFPNAAAPEVQEGAVPPPLPAAKRVQAPAAGSAGEPPAPGALAVKAAPALPAAQLPPPVAPRAEGAQPAPDVEAAKEPSPLPAAQRSKQAAQLIPDTPATAAPTALSPTTAAPAALTPAAVSEAASVASALRKQEPEAPAPDEAPFELKAATPTPVPDGRIALTGITIDKDGLSLYTSGKVNEFSLITMVEPYSLVIDLYGAVNGIGLPKAPVEKFDLTNVRFKEFPDHLQITLDAGREEIIPYRSFKTDTGLRINIKPRSSHHIGP